The Vibrio metoecus sequence ACGAAGTCGGCGGCGAAACGGAGGCGCATACCTCCCACCACGATGAACCCAAAAGTGAGCTAGAGCGATTGTTTGATCTGCTCGCGCTCGCTTCGTACAGTCAAGAACAAGGCAAAGGTTATGCGATGCGTTTTCGCTTACCCAAGCACATTATTGATGCGGCGATAACAGAAGGCAGAATGGCGCGCCGGCGTGTCGTGATCAAATACCATTATGGTCACGCAGTGGCACCCAACACACCTTCAGACGTGATTGCTGTTTTGTAGGTGAGTTATCTCGCGCAATAAAAATCCCCACAGCTGTGGGGATTTTTTTATGCAGCATAACGGTTAGGTCATGATGAAATGTGTTTGGCGGCTATTTCTTCGCTTTAGCGAAAGCGGCGGCAAACGCACCACCCATGGCTCCGCCTAATGCATTGTCTTGTGGCTCATCACGGCGCGGAGCGCGACGCTCTTGCCCTGCACGTGGTGCAGAGCTGCGTTGGCTGCGGTTATCTTGTCCCGGTTCATCGTTTAAGCGCATCGAAAGGGCGATACGCTTACGCTGTACATCCACTTCCATGACTTTGACTTTGACGATGTCACCGGCTTTAACCACTTCACGCGGATCCGAAATAAAGCGATCGGTCAGGGCAGAAATGTGCACTAAGCCATCTTGATGGACGCCGATATCCACGAACGCGCCAAAGTTGGCGACGTTCGAGACTACGCCTTCCAACACCATGCCCACTTCCAGATCCGACACCTCATGGATGCCTTCAGCAAAGGTTGCGGTTTTGAATTCCGGACGCGGGTCACGCCCCGGTTTATCCAGTTCCTTGATGATGTCGGTCACGGTCGGTACACCAAAGTTTTCATCGGTGTAATCGACCGCGCGCAGGGTGCGCAGGAACTCGGTATTGCCAATCAACGCTTTCAGATCTTTGCTGTTTTTCTCGGCGATAGTTTTCACCACCGGATACGCTTCTGGGTGCACCGCTGAAGCATCGAGCGGGTTTTTGCCATCCATAATGCGTAGGAAGCCGGCACACTGTTCAAACGCTTTAGGCCCCAAACGCGGCACTTTTTTGAGGGCACTACGCGACTCAAAACGACCGTTTTCATCACGATAATCGACCACGTTTTGCGCCAATGCCGCAGAAAGTCCCGCAACACGAGTCAGAAGCGCTGCCGAGGCGGTATTCACATCTACACCCACGGCGTTCACACAGTCCTCAACAATCGCATCCAGACGTTTCGCGAGCAGGGTTTGGCTCACATCGTGTTGATACTGGCCAACCCCGATTGATTTCGGGTCGATCTTCACTAGCTCTGCGAGTGGGTCTTGCAGACGACGCGCGATAGAGACTGCGCCGCGCAGTGACACATCCAGATTCGGGAACTCTTTCGCCGCCAGCTCTGAAGCGGAATACACCGATGCACCCGCTTCGCTGACCATGATTTTTTGTACTTTGAGATTGCCGCGCTTGATTAAATCCGCCGCAAAAGCATCGGTTTCACGCGACGCAGTACCGTTACCAATCGCAATCAGATCCACGTTGAACTTTTTCACCAGCAGAGCGATAGACTGCATGGCGCGATCGTACTGATGCTGTGGTGCATGTGGGTAAATGGTGTCGGTTGCT is a genomic window containing:
- a CDS encoding Tex family protein, with the translated sequence MSKAICHQIAQELNVRPEQVIAAVTLIDDGNTVPFIARYRKEVTGGLDDTQLRNLDSRLAYLREMDDRRQTILKSIQEQGKLTPELEQAILSADSKNRLEDLYLPYKPKRRTKGQIAIEAGLEPLADTLWTQPNTDPESEAAKYINAEKGVADSKAALDGARAIVMERIAEDANLLEKIRQHLNRNAEIVSRVVEGKEQAGEKFKDYFDHREPISKAPSHRALAMLRGRNEGFLTLTLNADPELEESARQSYCETLIAEHYGIHLSQATADAWRKQVISWAWKIKISMHMETELMSAMKERAEIEAIEVFATNLKDLLMAAPAGPRATLGLDPGLRTGCKVAVVDATGKVLATDTIYPHAPQHQYDRAMQSIALLVKKFNVDLIAIGNGTASRETDAFAADLIKRGNLKVQKIMVSEAGASVYSASELAAKEFPNLDVSLRGAVSIARRLQDPLAELVKIDPKSIGVGQYQHDVSQTLLAKRLDAIVEDCVNAVGVDVNTASAALLTRVAGLSAALAQNVVDYRDENGRFESRSALKKVPRLGPKAFEQCAGFLRIMDGKNPLDASAVHPEAYPVVKTIAEKNSKDLKALIGNTEFLRTLRAVDYTDENFGVPTVTDIIKELDKPGRDPRPEFKTATFAEGIHEVSDLEVGMVLEGVVSNVANFGAFVDIGVHQDGLVHISALTDRFISDPREVVKAGDIVKVKVMEVDVQRKRIALSMRLNDEPGQDNRSQRSSAPRAGQERRAPRRDEPQDNALGGAMGGAFAAAFAKAKK